One genomic region from Sorangium aterium encodes:
- the gyrB gene encoding DNA topoisomerase (ATP-hydrolyzing) subunit B: MTEPTLSQPTDLTKASYDAHSITALEGLEAVRKRPGMYIGDVHDGSGLHHLVWEAIDNAVDEHLAGACTEIRVTVHFDGSVSIEDNGRGIPVGMHAKGVSAAEVVMTVLHAGGKFDNSSYKVSAGLHGVGVSAVNAVSEWLKLEIKREGKLWFQEYARGVPKAPLKGIGVTDKTGTKLTFKPDPLVFSTVEFSFDILASRLRELAFLNAGLIIHLHDQRPDGRTEVYEYKGGISEFVSLLNKTKEPIHDDVISFVSQHEAGATGDGANGRGSSAAPPVGVEVALQWNGSYTEAIFCYTNNVHNKDGGTHLTGLRAALTKTINNYGSAHNLFKELKQGLQGEDAREGLTCVLSIKHPDPSFDSQTKSKLVSSEVKGIVEAAVSDKLGQYFEENPQSAKKIIEKAVVAAKAREAARKAREVIRKGSLDVTSLSGKLADCQSKDPEKSEIYIVEGESAGGSAKMGRDRHFQAILPLKGKILNVERARLDRMLSSAEVGTLITALGCGINDAGGFEIDKLRYQKIILMTDADVDGSHIRTLLLTFFFRQMPEIMEKGYLFIAQPPLYRVRKGKRDLYLKDQGALDEFLVGNAVDGLEIVASGAQTGIAGQPLYRLAQRLKRFRAVLSNIDKRCDARIVAALLRSSGLGRDDLRETKKVAAAADELRAYLKQRYPDLFPLTLSTPRDTEHGTSRIEVVPRPGASARKSVIDWDLVNSPEYQEAWSIEQDLRSIGAPPYRARTSSGEETLENGESLVEYIEERGKKGISISRYKGLGEMNADELWETTMNPDARTLLQVRIDDAVKTDELFTILMGDQVEPRRNFIEQNALNVKNLDI; the protein is encoded by the coding sequence ATGACGGAACCCACCCTGAGCCAGCCGACCGACCTCACCAAGGCGTCGTATGACGCCCACAGCATCACGGCGCTCGAAGGCCTTGAAGCGGTGCGAAAGCGACCCGGCATGTACATCGGCGATGTGCACGACGGATCGGGGCTCCACCACCTGGTCTGGGAAGCCATCGACAACGCGGTCGACGAGCACCTCGCCGGCGCCTGCACGGAGATCAGGGTCACCGTCCACTTCGACGGCTCGGTGTCGATCGAGGACAACGGCCGCGGGATCCCGGTCGGGATGCACGCCAAGGGCGTGAGCGCGGCAGAGGTCGTCATGACCGTCCTCCACGCCGGCGGCAAGTTCGACAACTCCAGCTACAAGGTCTCTGCGGGCTTGCACGGCGTCGGCGTGAGCGCCGTGAACGCCGTCTCCGAGTGGCTGAAGCTCGAGATCAAGCGGGAAGGAAAGCTCTGGTTTCAGGAGTACGCCCGGGGCGTGCCGAAGGCGCCGCTCAAGGGGATCGGCGTGACGGACAAGACGGGGACGAAGCTCACCTTCAAGCCCGATCCGCTCGTCTTCAGCACAGTCGAGTTCAGCTTCGACATCCTGGCGAGCCGCCTGCGCGAGCTCGCGTTTCTGAACGCCGGGCTCATCATCCACCTCCACGACCAGCGCCCCGACGGGAGAACGGAAGTCTACGAGTACAAGGGGGGCATCTCCGAGTTCGTGTCGCTCCTCAACAAGACCAAGGAGCCGATTCACGACGACGTGATCAGCTTCGTGTCGCAGCATGAGGCCGGCGCCACAGGCGACGGCGCGAACGGCCGCGGCAGCTCCGCGGCTCCGCCGGTCGGCGTGGAGGTCGCGCTGCAGTGGAACGGCTCCTATACGGAAGCCATCTTCTGTTACACGAACAACGTCCACAACAAGGACGGCGGCACCCACCTCACCGGGCTCCGCGCCGCGCTCACGAAGACCATCAACAACTACGGGAGCGCGCACAACCTCTTCAAGGAGCTGAAGCAGGGCCTGCAGGGCGAGGACGCGCGTGAGGGCCTGACGTGCGTGCTCAGCATCAAGCACCCGGACCCGTCGTTCGACTCGCAGACGAAATCCAAGCTCGTGTCGAGCGAGGTCAAGGGCATCGTCGAGGCCGCCGTCAGCGACAAGCTCGGGCAGTACTTCGAAGAGAACCCCCAGAGCGCGAAGAAGATCATCGAGAAGGCGGTCGTCGCCGCGAAGGCGCGCGAGGCGGCCCGCAAGGCCCGCGAGGTGATCCGCAAGGGCTCGCTCGACGTGACCTCGCTCTCGGGCAAGCTCGCCGACTGCCAGTCCAAGGACCCGGAGAAGAGCGAGATCTACATCGTCGAGGGCGAGAGCGCCGGCGGCAGCGCCAAGATGGGGCGCGACCGGCACTTCCAGGCGATCCTCCCGCTGAAGGGGAAGATCCTGAACGTCGAGCGCGCGCGGCTCGACCGGATGCTGAGCTCCGCCGAGGTGGGCACGCTGATCACCGCGCTCGGCTGTGGGATCAACGACGCCGGCGGCTTCGAGATCGACAAGCTCCGCTACCAGAAGATCATCCTGATGACGGACGCCGACGTCGACGGATCCCACATCCGCACGCTGCTGCTGACCTTCTTCTTCCGGCAGATGCCGGAGATCATGGAGAAGGGGTACCTGTTCATCGCGCAGCCGCCGCTCTACCGCGTGCGCAAGGGCAAGCGGGACCTGTACCTGAAGGACCAGGGCGCCCTGGACGAGTTCCTCGTGGGCAACGCCGTGGACGGGCTCGAGATCGTCGCCAGCGGCGCCCAGACGGGCATCGCGGGCCAGCCGCTCTACCGGCTGGCGCAGCGGCTGAAGCGGTTCCGCGCCGTGCTCTCCAACATCGACAAGCGCTGTGACGCGCGGATCGTGGCGGCGCTGCTGCGGTCGAGCGGGCTCGGGCGCGACGATCTGCGCGAGACCAAGAAGGTCGCCGCGGCCGCCGACGAGCTCCGCGCCTACCTGAAGCAGCGCTATCCGGACCTGTTCCCGCTCACGCTGTCGACGCCCCGGGACACGGAGCACGGGACGAGCCGGATCGAGGTCGTGCCGCGCCCGGGCGCGAGCGCGCGAAAGAGCGTCATCGACTGGGATCTGGTGAACTCGCCGGAGTACCAGGAAGCCTGGTCGATCGAGCAGGACCTCCGGTCCATCGGCGCGCCCCCGTACCGGGCGCGCACCTCGAGCGGCGAGGAGACCCTGGAGAACGGAGAGTCGCTCGTCGAGTACATCGAGGAGCGCGGCAAGAAGGGCATCTCGATCAGCCGTTACAAGGGCCTCGGCGAGATGAACGCCGACGAGCTCTGGGAAACGACGATGAACCCGGACGCTCGGACTCTCCTCCAGGTCCGCATCGACGATGCGGTGAAGACGGACGAGCTCTTCACGATCCTGATGGGGGATCAGGTCGAGCCGCGGCGCAACTTCATCGAGCAGAACGCGCTCAACGTGAAGAACCTCGATATCTGA
- the recF gene encoding DNA replication/repair protein RecF (All proteins in this family for which functions are known are DNA-binding proteins that assist the filamentation of RecA onto DNA for the initiation of recombination or recombinational repair.), with protein sequence MSAPSDEPEGRSPSLLLERLHIREFRNLGRVDVEPAPRINVIAGNNGQGKTSLLEAIYFAATSRSFRTHRLAELVRHGAPIASARARFVERRDALQPLAREQTAAVEHKRCVVRIDGNRPPSLASFATRSPVVAFHAEELALSTGPASARRTLLDRLALFMDPQSADHRARYAQALRARHELLHRGGGAQAQASPELDAFEALCALHGAALTRAREAAVQALAPELTNAFARIAAPNLTLAARYAPGGSGAAEQAREALREQRRRDAHRPSAGFGPHRDDLVLELDGHPARVVASQGQHRALTLALKAAETAAIASVRGVEPILLLDDVSSELDPDRTAALFMFLGMARGQVFLTTTRRDLIVTPGVPSSERRDFHVEGGAVG encoded by the coding sequence TTGAGCGCGCCCTCCGACGAGCCCGAGGGGCGCTCCCCGAGCCTCCTCCTCGAGCGGCTCCACATCCGCGAGTTCCGGAACCTCGGTCGCGTCGATGTCGAGCCAGCGCCGCGCATCAACGTGATCGCGGGCAACAACGGGCAGGGAAAGACGAGCCTGCTCGAGGCGATCTACTTCGCCGCGACCTCGAGGAGCTTCCGCACCCACCGGCTGGCCGAGCTGGTCCGCCACGGCGCCCCCATCGCAAGCGCGCGCGCGCGCTTCGTCGAGCGACGGGACGCGCTGCAGCCGCTCGCGCGCGAGCAGACCGCCGCCGTGGAGCACAAGCGGTGCGTCGTGCGGATCGACGGCAACCGGCCTCCGAGCCTGGCGAGCTTCGCGACGCGATCGCCGGTCGTCGCCTTCCACGCGGAGGAGCTCGCGCTGTCCACCGGGCCCGCGAGCGCGCGGCGCACGCTGCTCGATCGCCTGGCGCTCTTCATGGACCCGCAGAGCGCCGACCACCGGGCCCGCTACGCGCAGGCGCTCCGCGCGCGCCACGAGCTGCTCCACCGCGGCGGGGGAGCGCAGGCCCAGGCGAGCCCCGAGCTCGACGCGTTCGAGGCGCTCTGCGCCCTCCACGGCGCGGCGCTGACCCGCGCCCGCGAGGCGGCCGTCCAGGCGCTGGCGCCGGAGCTCACGAACGCCTTCGCCCGCATCGCCGCGCCCAACCTGACGCTGGCCGCGCGGTACGCGCCGGGCGGCAGCGGCGCCGCCGAGCAGGCGCGCGAGGCGCTGCGCGAGCAGCGCCGCCGCGACGCGCACCGGCCGAGCGCGGGCTTCGGTCCCCACCGCGACGACCTGGTGCTCGAGCTCGACGGCCACCCCGCCCGCGTTGTCGCCTCGCAGGGCCAGCACAGGGCCCTCACGCTCGCGCTCAAAGCAGCCGAGACCGCTGCGATTGCTTCCGTCCGGGGCGTAGAACCGATCCTCCTGCTCGACGACGTGTCGAGCGAGCTCGATCCCGACCGGACCGCGGCGCTGTTCATGTTCCTCGGAATGGCGCGCGGACAGGTATTCCTGACGACCACGCGGCGCGATCTCATCGTCACGCCGGGCGTACCTTCCTCGGAGCGGCGCGATTTTCACGTCGAAGGCGGCGCGGTCGGCTGA
- the dnaN gene encoding DNA polymerase III subunit beta — protein MDLVIPKKDLLRLVARCQGVADKKSAMPALANVLLAAEGNAVRVAATDLYLGVTGQTHADIKTGGTVAVPARDLLERVKAMPDGPIQITTTEGAHTSLKAVGSPRRYTLPGLPGSEFPQLPAPAQDAPSLELPVEQLALLITRTHFSISTDETRAHVNSALFEWAGDRVRMVTTDGHRLSKMEATVSGSSATATMLIPLKAITELRRLAEEARAEKETPMVAITQSGPNAFFNIAGMQFSVKLVDAQFPPYQQVIPSVTERSVRAPRVAFAEALRAIALAANDRTGGVKLSIAPGTLRITSESPDTGAGFDEVAVDYSGPEVTIGFNAKYFLDVLASIDDEEVILGISGELDPAVIRPGSESNQQSYVAVIMPMRI, from the coding sequence ATGGACCTTGTGATCCCCAAGAAAGATCTGCTTCGCCTCGTCGCGCGCTGCCAAGGCGTGGCGGACAAGAAGAGCGCCATGCCCGCGCTCGCCAACGTCCTGCTGGCCGCCGAGGGCAACGCGGTCCGCGTCGCCGCGACCGACCTGTACCTCGGCGTCACCGGCCAGACCCACGCGGACATCAAGACCGGCGGCACCGTCGCGGTCCCCGCCAGGGACCTGCTGGAGCGCGTGAAGGCCATGCCCGATGGCCCGATCCAGATCACCACCACCGAGGGCGCGCACACGTCGCTCAAGGCCGTGGGATCGCCCCGGCGCTACACGCTCCCCGGGCTCCCCGGCTCGGAGTTCCCGCAGCTGCCTGCCCCGGCGCAGGACGCGCCCTCGCTGGAGCTCCCCGTCGAGCAGCTCGCGCTCCTGATCACCCGGACCCACTTCTCGATCTCGACCGACGAGACCCGCGCCCACGTGAACAGCGCCCTGTTCGAGTGGGCCGGCGATCGCGTCAGGATGGTGACCACCGACGGCCATCGGCTCTCCAAGATGGAGGCGACCGTGTCGGGCAGCTCCGCGACGGCCACCATGCTCATCCCGCTCAAGGCGATCACGGAGCTCCGCCGCCTCGCCGAAGAGGCGCGCGCCGAGAAGGAGACCCCGATGGTCGCCATCACCCAGAGCGGGCCGAACGCCTTCTTCAACATCGCCGGGATGCAGTTCTCGGTGAAGCTCGTCGACGCGCAGTTCCCGCCCTACCAGCAGGTCATCCCGTCCGTCACCGAGCGCTCGGTCCGCGCCCCCCGCGTCGCGTTCGCCGAGGCCCTCCGCGCCATCGCGCTCGCCGCCAACGACCGCACCGGCGGCGTCAAGCTGTCGATCGCGCCGGGGACGCTCCGCATCACCAGCGAGAGCCCCGACACCGGCGCCGGCTTCGACGAGGTGGCCGTCGACTACAGCGGACCCGAGGTCACCATCGGCTTCAACGCGAAGTACTTCCTCGACGTGCTCGCCTCGATCGACGACGAGGAGGTCATCCTCGGCATCTCCGGCGAGCTCGACCCCGCCGTGATCCGGCCCGGCAGCGAGTCGAACCAGCAGAGCTACGTCGCCGTCATCATGCCGATGCGGATTTGA